A stretch of the Balneola vulgaris DSM 17893 genome encodes the following:
- a CDS encoding TPM domain-containing protein, with the protein MRSFLTLFILFLPPALIAQDFIPNSPRGMVNDYADMLTSSEENDLERMLRSYRDTTTNAVVISTIESLEGYLIEEVATEMFNKWRMWEGDRYNGVLILVARDEKKLRIEVGYGLEGAIPDVMAGRIVDDIITPSFRSGDVHGGLKRAAGAIIQLAAGEFEGFPENSSSDGGFPIDVIIFIIIVIFVLISRGRGGNHGGGKRTLSAGEVLFWGSMLGGGPRRGSGSSFGGGSGFGGGGGFGGFSGGGGFGSGGGGASGGW; encoded by the coding sequence ATGAGATCATTTTTAACCCTCTTCATTTTATTTCTTCCCCCTGCATTAATCGCGCAAGATTTTATTCCTAACAGTCCTAGAGGCATGGTGAATGATTATGCCGATATGTTGACAAGTAGTGAAGAGAACGACCTTGAGCGTATGCTGCGCAGTTATCGCGACACTACCACAAATGCTGTTGTGATTTCTACTATAGAATCTTTGGAAGGCTACTTAATTGAAGAAGTAGCTACCGAAATGTTCAACAAGTGGCGTATGTGGGAAGGCGATCGCTATAACGGTGTTTTAATTTTAGTTGCTAGAGATGAGAAAAAGCTCAGAATAGAAGTCGGTTATGGCCTAGAAGGTGCTATCCCCGATGTAATGGCTGGGCGAATTGTTGATGACATCATCACCCCTAGTTTTAGGAGTGGGGATGTACACGGTGGTTTAAAACGTGCAGCCGGAGCAATCATTCAATTGGCAGCTGGAGAATTCGAAGGCTTTCCAGAAAACTCATCTTCAGATGGTGGCTTTCCCATTGATGTGATCATTTTCATCATCATCGTGATTTTTGTTTTAATCTCTCGAGGTAGAGGTGGCAATCATGGCGGAGGTAAACGTACCCTTAGTGCAGGTGAAGTCCTTTTCTGGGGCAGCATGCTAGGTGGTGGTCCACGTCGTGGCAGTGGCTCTTCGTTCGGAGGAGGTAGCGGATTTGGTGGTGGAGGCGGCTTCGGTGGCTTTAGCGGCGGCGGAGGCTTTGGCTCTGGTGGTGGAGGCGCTAGCGGAGGCTGGTAA
- a CDS encoding acyl-CoA dehydrogenase has protein sequence MEALNEWFGFFSEVPLWASLGVTVILAMTFAYKGAPLYLWAIAGYAGLVGLDASMWLFITYTVLVLVFNVKPIRRSVISAPIMKLLDALNFLPKISETEQTAIEAGTVWVEGELFSGKPDFKRILSEPYPELTKDEQEFLDGPVEKLCSLVNDWDVFVEKDFTEEAWTFMRENGFFGLIIPKKYGGYEFSATAHSAIVAKLTSRCGPLAITVMVPNSLGPAELLMHYGTQEQKDYYLPRLAAGVEMPCFALTEPNAGSDAGGMTSHGEVFKGEDDQLYLRLNWNKRYITLAAISTVLGLAFKLRDPDNLLGKGEDLGITCALIPSDTDGVTLGQRHDPLGVPFYNCPTYGEDVVVPIDAIIGGKEGAGNGWRMLMESLAVGRGISLPSQSAGGAKLATRAVGAYASIRKQFGLTIGKFEGIEEPMARIGGYTYLMEAARKYTTGGLDKGAKPAVVTAIAKYNFTELAREIVNDAMDVVGGAGISRGPRNIFAHSYFALPIAITVEGANILTRTLMIFGQGAIRCHPYAYNEINALMNKDAKAFDENFWSHIGHVGRNKARAFLLSITRGRLAGSPVSGPSAKYFRKLAWTSASFAFFADIAMGSYGGGLKMKEKIAGRYADILSFMYLSAATLRRFEAEGRRKEDLEFFEWSMEYMFYRIQTAFEGILREIKVPGLSWAFRLIGVWSRLNPIGTYPSDELGHRVAKAMQTPGAARDHITDGIYLPDDPMDAVGRYEHTLNLITIAGPVYKKLYGAIKQRELPKEHVLSLLDLAVEKNIIAPEEAEMVREAEEARNDAIQVDSFTLDEYMGNNAKSTVGDGTPNVDVNH, from the coding sequence ATGGAAGCTTTAAATGAATGGTTTGGATTTTTTAGTGAAGTGCCCCTTTGGGCAAGTTTAGGTGTTACAGTTATTCTAGCAATGACCTTTGCCTATAAAGGTGCTCCATTGTATTTATGGGCAATAGCTGGTTATGCTGGTCTGGTAGGCCTTGATGCATCCATGTGGTTATTCATCACCTATACGGTACTCGTATTGGTATTTAACGTTAAACCCATTAGGCGTTCAGTAATTAGTGCTCCAATAATGAAGTTATTAGATGCACTGAATTTTCTTCCTAAGATATCTGAAACGGAACAAACAGCTATTGAAGCTGGAACTGTTTGGGTGGAAGGGGAGCTGTTTTCAGGTAAACCTGATTTCAAAAGAATCCTATCTGAACCTTACCCTGAGCTAACCAAAGATGAGCAAGAGTTTTTAGATGGGCCGGTAGAAAAACTGTGTTCTCTAGTAAACGACTGGGACGTTTTTGTTGAGAAAGACTTTACCGAAGAAGCATGGACCTTTATGCGTGAGAATGGTTTTTTCGGTTTAATTATCCCCAAAAAATATGGTGGGTATGAGTTTTCAGCCACAGCGCATAGTGCAATAGTTGCAAAACTTACTTCTAGATGTGGGCCATTGGCTATTACCGTAATGGTTCCTAATTCACTTGGTCCAGCTGAGTTGTTGATGCACTATGGTACACAAGAACAAAAAGATTATTACTTACCAAGGCTAGCAGCCGGGGTTGAGATGCCGTGTTTTGCACTCACTGAGCCAAATGCAGGCTCGGATGCAGGTGGGATGACATCGCATGGTGAAGTATTTAAAGGAGAGGATGATCAACTATACCTTCGCTTAAATTGGAATAAACGATACATCACATTAGCGGCCATTTCAACAGTACTTGGCTTAGCTTTTAAACTGCGTGATCCGGATAACTTATTAGGTAAAGGCGAAGACCTTGGCATTACGTGTGCCTTAATTCCATCTGATACTGATGGTGTAACTCTTGGCCAACGACACGACCCTCTTGGTGTTCCATTCTATAACTGTCCAACTTATGGAGAAGACGTGGTAGTACCTATCGATGCCATCATAGGTGGTAAAGAAGGAGCTGGAAATGGTTGGAGAATGTTGATGGAATCATTAGCAGTAGGTAGAGGTATTTCGCTTCCATCACAAAGTGCAGGTGGAGCCAAATTAGCTACAAGAGCAGTAGGGGCATATGCATCTATCAGAAAGCAGTTCGGCCTTACCATCGGAAAGTTTGAAGGGATAGAAGAGCCAATGGCTAGAATTGGTGGTTATACTTACCTCATGGAAGCTGCCCGAAAGTATACAACAGGTGGCCTAGATAAAGGTGCTAAGCCAGCAGTGGTTACAGCTATAGCCAAATACAATTTTACAGAGCTTGCTAGAGAAATCGTCAACGATGCAATGGATGTTGTGGGTGGTGCAGGTATCTCAAGAGGGCCTCGAAATATCTTTGCACATAGTTACTTCGCATTACCTATTGCCATAACGGTAGAAGGAGCGAATATTTTAACTAGAACTCTCATGATATTTGGGCAAGGTGCCATTCGGTGCCACCCATATGCTTACAATGAGATAAACGCATTGATGAATAAAGATGCGAAAGCTTTTGATGAAAACTTCTGGAGTCATATCGGTCATGTTGGTCGAAACAAGGCTAGAGCATTTCTGCTAAGTATCACCCGTGGTAGGTTAGCAGGCTCTCCGGTAAGTGGACCTTCTGCAAAATATTTTAGAAAGTTAGCATGGACGTCCGCTTCATTCGCATTCTTTGCAGATATCGCTATGGGTTCCTATGGTGGTGGCTTGAAGATGAAAGAAAAGATAGCTGGTAGATATGCAGACATACTAAGTTTCATGTACTTATCTGCTGCAACCCTTCGAAGATTTGAGGCTGAAGGGCGTAGAAAAGAGGACTTAGAGTTCTTCGAGTGGTCAATGGAATATATGTTCTATAGAATTCAAACAGCTTTTGAAGGTATACTCAGAGAGATTAAAGTGCCTGGACTAAGTTGGGCATTCAGACTCATCGGTGTATGGTCTCGATTAAATCCAATTGGAACTTATCCATCGGATGAATTAGGTCATAGAGTTGCTAAAGCAATGCAAACCCCTGGTGCTGCACGTGATCATATTACAGATGGAATATACTTGCCAGACGATCCTATGGACGCCGTAGGTAGATACGAGCATACCCTAAACTTAATTACAATAGCAGGGCCTGTGTATAAGAAATTATACGGGGCGATTAAGCAAAGAGAATTACCCAAAGAACATGTTCTTAGCTTATTAGACCTTGCAGTGGAAAAAAACATTATTGCTCCTGAAGAAGCAGAGATGGTAAGAGAAGCAGAAGAAGCTAGAAACGATGCCATCCAAGTAGATTCATTTACTCTAGATGAGTACATGGGTAATAATGCTAAATCAACAGTAGGTGATGGCACTCCTAATGTAGATGTGAACCATTAA
- a CDS encoding TetR/AcrR family transcriptional regulator — translation MPEQENPLRDQILDTSRQLLLEKGHASLSMRSIAKKVGVTATSIYLYFENKDHLLHTLIEESVEELSVSIENAVEGKNTVPDQLEAIIKGYTDFAFSYPEKYQIIYMVRSEAMSRYPKEKFRKARRCYELLVRVIQKGVETGVMNEEHPVIAAYSIWGQLHGIISVIQNQRLDSRINKDEYLSRSIRHIIDGYLVRTKIS, via the coding sequence ATGCCTGAACAAGAAAATCCCTTACGAGATCAAATCTTAGATACAAGTCGCCAACTTCTGCTTGAAAAAGGGCATGCATCGCTATCTATGCGAAGTATTGCTAAGAAAGTTGGAGTTACAGCCACGAGTATCTATCTCTACTTCGAGAATAAAGACCACCTACTACATACACTAATTGAAGAATCGGTAGAAGAGCTTAGTGTATCTATTGAAAATGCTGTAGAGGGTAAAAACACAGTACCCGATCAACTCGAAGCTATAATTAAAGGCTATACAGACTTTGCCTTTTCCTATCCAGAAAAGTATCAAATCATATACATGGTTCGATCAGAAGCAATGTCGAGATACCCTAAAGAGAAATTTAGAAAAGCACGCCGATGCTATGAACTGCTTGTTCGTGTAATTCAAAAAGGTGTAGAAACAGGTGTGATGAATGAAGAACATCCTGTTATTGCTGCCTACTCAATTTGGGGGCAATTGCACGGTATCATTTCTGTAATTCAAAATCAGAGATTGGATAGCCGTATCAACAAAGATGAATACCTCAGTAGATCTATACGTCATATCATTGATGGATATCTAGTGAGAACAAAAATTTCATAA
- a CDS encoding M20/M25/M40 family metallo-hydrolase: MRIKSIILLTAVYLLGTTEGVLSQNNAVDKKYVKGITELSKKDNVKSALDYIYKIDDKTTQDLILLTEIPAPPFKEEKRAAKYAEMLKEAGADSVWIDEVGNVLALRKGTKGNKTVALDAHIDTVFPEETDVTVKMRGDTLYAPGIGDDTRGLVVVLTVLRALEASNIETEDDVLFIGTVGEEGLGDLRGVKHIFREGGPKIDQWIAVDGGGLNRVINKGLGSYRYRVTFKGPGGHSWGSFGYVNPAHALSRAVNHFSIEADKFTSDGPRTSFNIGRIGGGTSVNSVPFEAWMEVDMRSVSPESLNKIDAILKRAIQKGVDEENAFRRSGAPLTVDIDMIGNRPSGEIADNDPLVQNAMATTVFLGGEPSLGRSSTDSNIPISLGIPSVTIGRGGVGAHGHSLHEWWLNKDGHLAIQRALLLLLSQTGVAN, from the coding sequence ATGAGAATAAAATCAATCATACTGCTAACAGCAGTTTATCTATTAGGAACTACGGAAGGCGTCTTATCGCAAAATAACGCGGTAGACAAGAAATATGTGAAAGGCATTACGGAGTTATCAAAAAAGGATAATGTAAAGTCTGCACTCGATTACATCTATAAAATAGATGATAAAACAACTCAGGATTTAATCTTACTCACTGAAATACCAGCTCCACCTTTTAAAGAAGAAAAGCGAGCAGCGAAGTATGCAGAAATGCTGAAAGAAGCAGGCGCTGATTCAGTTTGGATAGATGAAGTTGGGAATGTATTAGCTCTTCGAAAGGGCACAAAAGGCAATAAAACCGTGGCACTTGATGCTCATATTGATACCGTGTTTCCTGAAGAAACAGACGTAACGGTAAAGATGAGAGGTGATACATTGTATGCTCCGGGAATTGGAGATGATACAAGAGGTCTGGTAGTAGTACTTACGGTTCTACGTGCACTTGAAGCATCTAATATCGAAACCGAAGACGATGTACTCTTTATAGGAACAGTAGGCGAAGAAGGATTAGGTGATCTGCGCGGTGTTAAGCATATCTTTCGCGAAGGTGGACCAAAAATCGATCAATGGATTGCCGTTGACGGTGGAGGCTTAAATCGAGTTATTAATAAAGGGCTAGGATCGTATAGGTACCGAGTTACCTTTAAAGGTCCGGGCGGACATTCATGGGGAAGCTTTGGGTATGTGAATCCAGCTCATGCCTTATCAAGAGCTGTAAACCACTTTAGTATTGAAGCGGATAAGTTTACTAGCGATGGTCCTAGAACTAGCTTTAATATTGGAAGAATTGGGGGAGGTACTTCAGTAAACTCGGTTCCATTCGAGGCTTGGATGGAAGTAGATATGAGGTCGGTTAGCCCTGAAAGCTTAAATAAAATTGATGCCATCCTTAAACGAGCTATACAGAAAGGCGTAGATGAAGAGAATGCTTTCCGAAGAAGCGGCGCTCCACTAACCGTTGATATCGACATGATCGGGAATCGACCTTCTGGTGAAATAGCCGATAATGATCCTTTAGTTCAGAATGCTATGGCAACCACGGTCTTTTTAGGTGGAGAACCTAGTCTAGGTCGTAGTTCAACCGATTCAAATATACCTATATCATTAGGCATCCCTTCAGTTACAATTGGTAGAGGTGGAGTAGGAGCACATGGACACTCCCTTCACGAATGGTGGTTAAATAAAGATGGACACTTAGCTATACAACGTGCTTTACTATTGTTGTTATCGCAGACTGGAGTTGCGAACTAA
- a CDS encoding Lrp/AsnC family transcriptional regulator, with product MEKANIDHIDRLILKTLQEEGRITNSELASRIGLTTTPTLERVRRLEREGIIEGYTAKLNKEAVEKGLSVFVTVTLNMHQLSLLEEFTNAVKAIPEILACYNTTGEGDFLLHVVVKDTKDYEQFMRTKLTTLPDLQRLHTSIVLNTIKEETNIPVL from the coding sequence ATGGAAAAAGCGAATATTGATCATATAGACCGTTTGATACTTAAAACCTTACAAGAAGAAGGGCGCATTACTAATAGTGAGTTGGCTTCAAGGATAGGATTAACCACAACGCCAACATTAGAGCGAGTTAGAAGGTTAGAGCGTGAAGGGATTATCGAAGGGTATACCGCAAAGCTAAATAAGGAAGCGGTTGAAAAGGGATTGTCGGTATTTGTTACGGTGACTTTAAATATGCATCAATTAAGTTTGTTAGAAGAATTCACGAATGCAGTGAAGGCGATACCAGAGATTCTAGCGTGTTACAATACTACTGGAGAAGGCGATTTTCTACTCCATGTGGTGGTTAAAGACACTAAAGACTATGAACAATTTATGCGAACAAAGTTGACCACATTGCCCGATTTGCAACGCCTCCATACAAGTATAGTTCTCAATACCATTAAGGAAGAAACTAATATCCCCGTACTATGA
- a CDS encoding trans-sulfuration enzyme family protein, producing MIDLKNKELTFESCAVHAGEKNKDQYGSHITPIYQTSTYVFNNVEEGAKAFAHEEGGASHIYSRLGNPTVEHLERAACELETYGLKDADEYVGMAFGSGMAAITTGIISIANGKHIIAQDALYGCTSQFLKEESDMLGMSCSFIDTSDLFLVEMELKKNPNTALIYLESIANPTMKVSDIQGISDLAKQYGAKVMVDNTFATPYHLKPLKFGADVVVHSTTKYMGGHGTIIGGVMVAKQSFLEEHQTFVFRKNLGGISGPMDAWITMNGLKTLALRMEKHSSNAMRVAEFLEAHTVVEKVWYPGLASHPQHSLAASIMENGYSGIISFELKGGYSAGEKMMNSVKLCTLAVSLGTVDTLIQHPASMTHSVVDEQLRCEAGITDGLVRLAVGIESAEDIIADLDQAL from the coding sequence ATGATAGATTTAAAAAATAAAGAACTCACTTTCGAATCCTGTGCAGTTCATGCCGGTGAAAAGAATAAAGATCAATATGGATCTCATATCACGCCCATATACCAAACATCTACCTATGTATTTAACAACGTAGAGGAAGGAGCAAAGGCATTTGCACATGAAGAAGGAGGGGCTTCTCATATCTATTCAAGACTTGGAAACCCAACGGTTGAGCATCTAGAACGAGCAGCTTGTGAGCTTGAGACCTATGGACTGAAAGATGCGGATGAATACGTTGGAATGGCCTTTGGTAGCGGTATGGCAGCCATCACAACTGGGATTATAAGTATTGCAAATGGTAAGCACATTATAGCTCAAGACGCTTTATATGGATGTACAAGTCAGTTCTTGAAAGAAGAGTCTGATATGCTAGGGATGAGTTGTTCATTCATTGATACCAGTGATTTATTTTTGGTTGAGATGGAGCTGAAGAAAAACCCTAACACGGCTCTCATTTATTTGGAGAGTATCGCGAATCCAACCATGAAAGTGAGTGATATTCAAGGTATCTCAGACCTAGCAAAGCAGTATGGCGCTAAAGTAATGGTAGATAACACTTTTGCTACTCCATATCACTTAAAGCCGCTTAAGTTTGGTGCCGATGTAGTAGTTCATTCAACTACAAAATACATGGGTGGCCACGGTACTATTATTGGCGGAGTGATGGTGGCTAAACAATCATTTCTTGAAGAACACCAAACCTTTGTATTTAGAAAAAACCTAGGTGGAATTTCAGGTCCTATGGATGCTTGGATTACTATGAATGGCCTAAAGACATTAGCATTAAGAATGGAGAAGCATTCGAGTAATGCGATGCGGGTAGCTGAGTTTTTAGAAGCTCATACAGTTGTGGAAAAAGTATGGTATCCTGGGCTGGCTTCTCATCCTCAGCACTCTTTAGCAGCCAGTATTATGGAAAACGGCTATAGTGGCATTATATCTTTTGAATTAAAAGGAGGGTACAGTGCAGGTGAAAAGATGATGAATTCAGTGAAGTTATGTACGCTTGCTGTTAGTTTGGGAACCGTAGATACTCTGATTCAGCATCCAGCCTCTATGACTCATTCGGTAGTAGACGAGCAACTTAGATGTGAAGCAGGCATCACCGATGGCCTTGTTCGATTAGCTGTTGGTATTGAAAGTGCTGAAGACATTATTGCAGATCTAGACCAAGCTTTATAA
- the trmB gene encoding tRNA (guanosine(46)-N7)-methyltransferase TrmB: MPKIKKKRFDDMRTLENVFEWQDYNSTKPFPRGTWHQNIFENDNPIVLELACGKAEYSVALGEMYPEKNFVGVDIKGNRMWVGATQALEKGLENVRFLRAYIDHLDQFFAENEVSEIWILFSDPYIKKERKRLTSPKFLTLYRKIAKKGAVINLKTDSDLLYEYTHEVIEKEGLTIHRDIKDVYTECPNDPELSIQTYYEGMHLEKGKKIKFISFSLN, from the coding sequence ATGCCTAAGATAAAGAAAAAGCGTTTCGACGACATGAGAACCCTCGAAAATGTGTTCGAGTGGCAAGACTATAATAGCACTAAACCATTTCCAAGGGGAACTTGGCATCAAAATATATTCGAGAACGATAATCCTATAGTGTTAGAATTAGCATGTGGGAAAGCCGAATACTCTGTGGCTTTAGGAGAAATGTATCCTGAGAAAAACTTTGTAGGGGTCGACATCAAAGGCAATAGAATGTGGGTGGGGGCTACACAAGCTTTAGAGAAAGGTCTTGAGAATGTTCGGTTTTTAAGAGCTTATATCGATCATTTAGATCAGTTTTTTGCAGAAAATGAAGTATCTGAAATCTGGATTTTATTTTCTGATCCCTACATTAAAAAAGAGAGAAAACGACTTACGTCACCCAAATTTCTTACCCTATATAGAAAAATCGCCAAGAAAGGAGCTGTCATAAATCTGAAGACAGACAGTGACTTGCTCTATGAGTATACCCATGAAGTGATTGAGAAAGAAGGGCTAACCATTCATCGTGATATTAAAGATGTATATACGGAATGCCCGAACGACCCAGAGCTTTCAATTCAAACATATTATGAGGGTATGCATCTAGAGAAAGGTAAAAAAATCAAATTCATCTCTTTCTCCTTGAACTAA
- the pdxH gene encoding pyridoxamine 5'-phosphate oxidase produces the protein MKNKEIQALREDYTQYSLDITDVEKNPISQFEKWLQQAIDTELPEPNAFTIATVDADAKPHARVVLLKGIEEDGFIFYTNYESDKARDMAQNPNVAACFLWLGLERQVRIEGTVEKISRSKSEAYFKSRPVKSQIGALASNQSREVSSRAELEQEFEKLEAQYSNGNVPMPEQWGGYKIKPVAIEFWQGRRSRLHDRIKYEWNGSAWTTKRLAP, from the coding sequence ATGAAAAACAAAGAGATTCAGGCCTTACGAGAAGATTACACTCAGTATTCTTTAGATATAACAGATGTTGAGAAGAACCCGATATCTCAATTTGAGAAATGGTTACAACAAGCTATTGATACAGAATTACCTGAGCCAAATGCATTTACCATAGCTACAGTAGATGCAGATGCTAAACCTCATGCGAGAGTAGTTTTATTAAAGGGCATAGAAGAAGATGGATTCATTTTTTATACCAACTACGAAAGTGATAAAGCCCGTGACATGGCTCAGAATCCAAATGTAGCGGCATGTTTTTTATGGCTTGGCTTAGAACGACAAGTACGCATTGAGGGAACTGTTGAAAAAATTAGTAGAAGTAAAAGTGAGGCTTATTTCAAAAGTCGGCCAGTTAAAAGCCAAATTGGTGCACTAGCTTCTAATCAAAGTAGAGAAGTAAGTAGTAGAGCCGAACTGGAACAAGAGTTTGAAAAATTAGAAGCACAATATTCGAATGGTAATGTGCCGATGCCTGAACAGTGGGGCGGTTATAAAATTAAGCCTGTAGCCATTGAATTTTGGCAAGGTCGAAGAAGTAGATTACACGACCGTATTAAATATGAATGGAATGGTTCAGCTTGGACCACAAAACGATTAGCGCCTTAA
- a CDS encoding PA0069 family radical SAM protein has product MKKVQNPKRGRGASDNPINRFEGNYLDYDLDEESGEKPSVKTQLIADHSKEIISYNSSPDVPFNAGINVYRGCEHGCIYCYARPFHEYLGFSVGLDFETKIMVKYEAPKLLEKTFRSKKWEPQIVAMSGVTDCYQPIERKLQLTRECLKIFSEYRNPVGIITKNHLITRDIDILKELSAYNAVSTTISITSLDNKITNVMEPRTSRPYKRLKAIEELANAGIPVSVNVAPIIPGLTDHECAEILKSAADAGAQRASYIIVRLPFKVKELFEDWLEQYFPDRKEKILNKLIEMRGGTLYKSDFKTRMKAEGLVAKQIGDLFKVQCNRYGLNKSVFSLSTEQFKKTHSEQLTLFDL; this is encoded by the coding sequence ATGAAAAAAGTTCAGAATCCTAAACGTGGTCGAGGTGCTTCAGATAATCCAATCAATAGATTTGAGGGGAATTATCTGGATTATGATTTAGATGAGGAATCAGGAGAGAAGCCCTCAGTAAAAACGCAATTAATAGCAGATCATTCGAAAGAAATTATATCATACAACAGTAGTCCTGATGTGCCTTTTAATGCAGGAATAAATGTGTACAGAGGATGTGAACATGGTTGTATCTATTGCTATGCAAGGCCGTTTCACGAATATTTAGGTTTCTCCGTCGGGCTCGATTTTGAAACAAAAATCATGGTGAAGTATGAAGCGCCTAAACTGTTAGAGAAAACCTTCAGGTCAAAAAAATGGGAACCTCAAATTGTGGCAATGAGTGGAGTTACAGATTGCTATCAACCCATTGAGCGAAAACTCCAATTAACGAGAGAGTGTTTAAAGATTTTTTCAGAATACAGAAACCCGGTGGGAATAATTACCAAAAATCACCTTATCACAAGGGATATTGATATTCTGAAAGAGTTAAGTGCATACAATGCAGTTTCAACTACAATTTCCATTACTTCTTTAGACAATAAGATCACCAATGTAATGGAGCCAAGAACTTCAAGGCCTTATAAACGGCTTAAAGCTATTGAAGAACTTGCGAATGCTGGAATCCCAGTAAGCGTAAATGTTGCGCCTATTATTCCGGGTTTAACAGATCATGAATGTGCAGAAATATTAAAATCAGCGGCAGACGCTGGAGCTCAGAGAGCTAGCTATATCATTGTAAGATTACCTTTCAAGGTAAAAGAGCTATTTGAAGATTGGCTAGAGCAATACTTTCCGGATAGAAAAGAGAAAATATTAAATAAGTTGATTGAAATGAGAGGGGGGACCTTGTACAAGTCTGATTTTAAGACACGGATGAAAGCCGAGGGCTTAGTTGCTAAACAGATAGGTGATTTGTTTAAAGTACAGTGTAATCGTTATGGATTAAATAAAAGCGTGTTCTCGTTATCAACGGAACAATTTAAGAAAACGCATTCAGAGCAATTAACATTATTTGACTTATAA
- a CDS encoding thioredoxin family protein codes for MAATKSIMLELGSKAPAFELIDTNQELRSLADLAGDEGTLVMFICNHCPYVKHLNSKFVELANEYQKKGINWIAISSNDVENYPQDSPELMKKLAEEEGFPFPYLYDENQEVAKAYKAACTPDLFLFDKSLKLYYRGQFDSSRPGNDIPVTGNDLEKAMQNLLESKPAPEPQIPSIGCNIKWKPGNEPAYFQK; via the coding sequence ATGGCAGCAACAAAATCAATAATGTTAGAATTAGGTTCTAAGGCACCAGCGTTTGAACTAATAGATACCAACCAAGAATTGAGATCATTGGCTGACTTAGCTGGTGATGAAGGTACATTGGTTATGTTTATTTGTAACCATTGCCCTTATGTGAAGCATTTGAATTCAAAATTCGTTGAGCTAGCTAATGAATATCAAAAGAAGGGAATTAACTGGATTGCCATCAGTTCAAATGATGTTGAAAATTATCCTCAGGATAGTCCTGAACTAATGAAAAAATTAGCCGAGGAAGAAGGATTTCCATTTCCTTATTTATATGATGAGAATCAAGAAGTGGCAAAAGCCTATAAAGCAGCTTGTACTCCCGACCTGTTTTTATTCGATAAGTCTCTCAAGTTGTATTACCGAGGTCAATTTGATAGCAGTAGGCCAGGTAATGATATTCCAGTAACGGGTAATGATTTGGAAAAGGCCATGCAGAATTTATTAGAATCAAAGCCAGCACCTGAACCTCAAATCCCAAGTATAGGTTGTAATATAAAATGGAAACCGGGAAACGAACCAGCATACTTTCAAAAATGA